One window of Bifidobacterium pseudocatenulatum DSM 20438 = JCM 1200 = LMG 10505 genomic DNA carries:
- the ligA gene encoding NAD-dependent DNA ligase LigA, which produces MTRHDDSEQLAWDFDASEMGGDTGSASTAVVPDGGVSSYAPGSERWIAALQPTDADAMRLTRLDVSSISAEAAARLWARVAAWVESDQIAYYIDDAPVSSDAAYDARIRCLQALEAQFPSLDSAQSPTHRVGGTFSNDFASVRHPSRMMSLDDVFSLEELHEWYDGVIRGLDWPETKPLPMTCEVKIDGLALNLIYRNGVLEQGLTRGDGVIGEDITLNVRTISTIPQNLAGPEEDIPEFVEIRGEVFMRWDDFNTLNKENEDAGRAPFANPRNAAAGSLRQKDPRITATRRLSFYAHGIGTLQWGAKRGADHDAVNNQSEAYGLYKKWGIPVSPHNREVTTFSQILDMIDYYGEHRGDIEHALDGIVVKVDDLGLQRSLGATSRAPRWAIAYKYPPEEVNTELLDITVQVGRTGRVTPVAILKPVYVAGSTVSRTTLHNPFEVERKGVLIGDTVVVRKAGDVIPELVGPVLERREGHEDQLRRFVMPSQCPSCGAQLAPAKEGDKDIRCPNVESCPAQLTERIINLASRKAFDIEHLGDQSAIALTNPEEDRPDSVATYAPDITEIVVAPGQEPEPYEPVEGLELPARQTPVLSSEAGLFSLTSSDLQDVRVWREAPIIEIHETVGKNGKPKKTRKRIGGSGLWHQVPAFWTTPTVARKRKDEVDGSAEYPGYDVPEDAMVVREETKVSRSGASSVQPVYIRPAENTRKMLDEIDKARHADLWRVLVALSIRRLGPPTARVIANTFGSLDAIERASVDELSQIDGIGPEIAESVVTWFASAKEPGDWRGTVLEAWKAAGVGAEQVEISTLPQTLEGKTVVVTGSLIDFSRDSAKEAIISRGGRASGSVSKKTDWVVIGENAGAKAAKAEELGVPMLNEDQFKILLENGTV; this is translated from the coding sequence ATGACAAGGCATGACGATTCCGAACAACTCGCATGGGATTTTGACGCTTCTGAAATGGGCGGCGATACGGGCTCCGCGTCAACCGCTGTGGTTCCCGACGGGGGAGTCAGCTCATATGCGCCGGGCAGTGAACGCTGGATCGCCGCATTGCAGCCAACCGATGCCGACGCCATGCGGTTGACCCGACTTGATGTCTCGTCCATCAGTGCTGAAGCCGCGGCTCGATTGTGGGCGCGTGTGGCGGCGTGGGTGGAATCCGACCAGATCGCATACTACATCGATGACGCGCCGGTCTCGTCCGATGCCGCCTATGATGCGAGAATACGTTGTCTGCAGGCGTTGGAAGCCCAGTTCCCATCCCTCGATTCCGCGCAATCGCCGACGCATCGTGTCGGAGGCACCTTCTCCAATGATTTCGCATCGGTACGCCACCCGTCTCGCATGATGAGTCTTGACGATGTCTTTTCGCTTGAGGAACTGCATGAATGGTACGACGGTGTTATTCGGGGACTTGATTGGCCTGAGACGAAGCCTTTGCCGATGACATGCGAAGTGAAAATCGACGGTCTTGCGCTTAACCTCATCTACCGTAACGGCGTGCTCGAGCAAGGTCTGACCAGAGGTGACGGCGTGATCGGCGAGGATATCACGCTCAATGTGCGCACCATCTCCACCATTCCGCAGAATCTTGCGGGACCGGAAGAAGACATTCCCGAATTCGTGGAGATCCGCGGTGAGGTCTTCATGCGATGGGACGATTTCAACACGCTCAACAAAGAAAACGAGGATGCTGGGCGCGCGCCTTTCGCCAATCCACGTAACGCGGCTGCCGGAAGCCTGCGGCAGAAGGATCCGCGCATCACCGCCACCAGAAGGCTGAGCTTCTATGCGCATGGCATTGGAACGCTCCAGTGGGGCGCCAAACGTGGTGCCGACCATGATGCGGTCAACAACCAATCCGAAGCGTATGGGTTGTATAAGAAGTGGGGCATACCCGTTTCGCCACATAACCGTGAGGTCACCACATTCAGCCAGATTCTCGACATGATCGATTATTACGGCGAGCATCGCGGTGACATCGAGCATGCGCTCGACGGCATCGTCGTGAAAGTGGACGATCTGGGGTTGCAGCGGTCGCTGGGCGCGACCTCGCGTGCGCCACGTTGGGCCATCGCCTACAAGTATCCGCCGGAGGAAGTCAACACGGAGTTGCTTGACATCACCGTGCAAGTGGGGCGTACCGGCCGCGTGACACCGGTGGCTATTCTGAAGCCCGTATATGTTGCGGGTTCAACGGTGTCGAGAACCACTTTGCACAATCCGTTCGAGGTGGAACGTAAAGGCGTGCTTATCGGCGACACCGTTGTGGTACGCAAGGCAGGCGATGTGATTCCCGAACTTGTAGGTCCAGTGTTGGAGCGTAGGGAAGGGCACGAAGACCAGCTGCGCCGTTTCGTGATGCCTTCGCAGTGCCCGAGCTGTGGGGCACAACTCGCTCCAGCCAAAGAGGGGGACAAGGACATCCGCTGCCCGAACGTGGAGTCCTGCCCGGCGCAGTTAACCGAACGCATCATCAACCTGGCGTCCAGAAAGGCGTTCGATATCGAACATCTGGGTGACCAATCGGCCATCGCGTTGACGAATCCAGAAGAGGATCGCCCTGATTCGGTGGCGACCTACGCGCCGGACATCACGGAAATCGTGGTGGCACCGGGGCAGGAGCCAGAACCGTACGAGCCGGTGGAAGGGCTGGAGCTGCCGGCCCGGCAAACGCCGGTGTTGTCCAGCGAGGCCGGCCTGTTCTCGCTGACATCCTCCGATTTGCAGGATGTTCGCGTATGGCGAGAAGCGCCAATCATCGAAATTCATGAAACCGTCGGCAAGAACGGTAAACCGAAAAAAACGCGCAAACGTATCGGCGGATCAGGCCTGTGGCATCAGGTTCCGGCGTTTTGGACGACTCCGACAGTGGCGAGAAAGCGTAAGGACGAAGTCGATGGATCCGCGGAATATCCCGGATATGATGTGCCTGAGGATGCTATGGTGGTCCGAGAGGAAACCAAGGTGTCGCGTTCCGGAGCATCCAGCGTGCAGCCGGTATATATACGCCCCGCGGAAAACACAAGGAAAATGCTTGACGAAATTGACAAGGCACGTCACGCCGACTTATGGCGTGTGCTTGTGGCCCTGTCCATCAGGCGACTTGGTCCTCCTACGGCACGTGTTATCGCCAATACGTTCGGATCGCTTGACGCCATCGAACGCGCCAGTGTGGACGAACTGTCACAGATAGACGGCATCGGTCCGGAGATCGCGGAATCGGTGGTCACGTGGTTCGCGTCGGCCAAGGAACCAGGCGATTGGCGCGGCACGGTGTTGGAAGCATGGAAGGCTGCTGGAGTCGGTGCGGAGCAGGTTGAAATCAGTACACTACCGCAGACGCTTGAAGGTAAAACAGTGGTTGTCACCGGTTCGTTGATTGACTTCTCGCGTGACTCCGCCAAAGAAGCGATTATCTCCCGCGGTGGAAGAGCCTCAGGATCCGTCAGCAAGAAAACCGATTGGGTGGTCATTGGCGAAAACGCCGGTGCCAAAGCCGCCAAAGCAGAGGAATTAGGCGTTCCCATGCTAAACGAGGACCAGTTCAAAATACTGCTGGAAAATGGAACGGTGTGA